A single genomic interval of Zunongwangia sp. HGR-M22 harbors:
- a CDS encoding penicillin-binding protein 1A yields MLSRLKKSPILKWALRIFLGLFVLFILFFTSIYFGMWGKIPSKEELSQLQQNKATQILSNDGKLIGKFYIFDRQPIQFKDLPKHLIEALIATEDVRFYEHNGIDNRSLGRVFFKSILLQDESSGGGSTITLQLAKNIYGRKDYGALGIVVNKFQEGIMAKRIEDIYSKEEIITLYFNTVPFSDNTYGIESASMKFFGKHVNDLNVEEAAVLVGMLKASHRYNPRIFPERSRLRRDVVLTQMEKYGYITEGQKENYIKKDLKLNYKNYSNKKGLAPYFREQIRKDLSQVLDTIKNKDGEKYNIYRDGLIVHTTLDYKLQSIAEAAMKEHMASLQQEHEDSYGSRAPWLTNNAILKDAIHRSKAYKNLKEDGFSEEEIMKELQKKKQMELFEYEGTVTRQASTIDSIQHYLKFLNSGLLSVDPKDGAVKAWVGGVDFRYFQYDHVSQSKRQVGSTFKPIVYTTAIDKGIEPCTYYSGRAVTYKDGWKPTNASAEEDEEGMNYSMKYALSHSMNTIAVKVLLDAGIANVIKKAHQMGITSDLPEVPSIVLGTAELNMEELTEAYTSFANQGRPSKPYYITKIEDGSGNLLAEFKSKSPKEQAYSEETRQIMINMMQATVNEGTATRLRYTYGLNNDIAGKTGTTQNNKDGWFVGLTPNLLTVTWVGSDDHRIGFRNTRIGQGANSALPIFGRMMQKMNADSYFNEITNARFKRPSSEVAELLDCEQTKEDSFLKKLFGSKKDDAQEIDMDKPVEEKKEKEKKGFFKRLFGGKKKEN; encoded by the coding sequence ATGCTTTCCAGACTTAAAAAATCTCCCATTTTAAAATGGGCTTTACGAATATTTCTAGGTTTATTTGTTCTATTCATATTATTTTTCACAAGTATTTATTTTGGGATGTGGGGCAAAATCCCTTCTAAAGAAGAACTTAGCCAATTACAGCAAAATAAAGCCACTCAAATACTTTCTAATGATGGAAAATTAATTGGGAAATTCTATATTTTTGATCGGCAGCCTATTCAATTTAAAGACCTTCCCAAGCATTTAATCGAGGCCTTAATCGCTACTGAAGACGTTAGGTTTTACGAACATAATGGAATCGATAATCGTAGTTTAGGACGCGTATTTTTTAAATCTATTCTTTTGCAGGACGAGAGTTCTGGCGGTGGTAGCACAATAACACTTCAACTGGCTAAAAATATCTACGGAAGAAAAGATTACGGAGCGCTTGGCATTGTAGTGAATAAATTTCAGGAAGGCATTATGGCCAAGCGTATTGAAGATATTTACAGCAAAGAAGAAATAATTACGCTTTATTTCAATACAGTTCCTTTTAGTGATAATACCTACGGAATTGAAAGTGCTTCAATGAAGTTTTTTGGAAAACATGTTAATGATCTTAATGTTGAAGAAGCAGCTGTTTTAGTGGGAATGCTGAAGGCTTCGCATCGATATAATCCTAGAATTTTCCCTGAGCGTAGTAGACTACGTCGTGATGTGGTGCTAACACAAATGGAAAAATATGGATATATCACTGAAGGACAAAAAGAGAACTACATAAAAAAAGATCTAAAACTGAATTACAAAAATTATAGTAATAAAAAAGGTCTTGCTCCCTATTTTAGAGAACAAATTAGAAAAGATCTGAGTCAGGTTCTGGATACGATTAAAAACAAAGATGGTGAGAAATATAATATTTATAGAGACGGACTCATTGTTCACACAACTTTAGATTACAAATTGCAAAGTATTGCTGAAGCTGCTATGAAAGAACATATGGCAAGTTTACAGCAAGAACATGAAGATTCCTACGGAAGCCGCGCCCCTTGGTTAACCAACAACGCTATTCTAAAGGATGCGATCCATCGTTCTAAAGCTTATAAAAATTTAAAAGAAGATGGATTTTCTGAAGAAGAGATCATGAAAGAACTTCAGAAGAAAAAGCAAATGGAACTCTTTGAATATGAAGGAACCGTGACCAGGCAAGCAAGCACAATAGATAGCATCCAACACTATTTAAAATTCCTAAATTCAGGCTTACTTTCTGTAGATCCAAAAGATGGAGCTGTAAAAGCCTGGGTTGGTGGAGTAGATTTTAGATATTTTCAATACGATCATGTATCGCAAAGTAAACGGCAGGTGGGTTCAACGTTTAAACCTATTGTGTATACAACAGCTATTGATAAAGGTATTGAGCCTTGTACCTATTATTCTGGTCGCGCCGTAACCTATAAAGATGGATGGAAGCCTACAAATGCTTCAGCAGAAGAAGATGAGGAGGGTATGAATTACAGCATGAAATATGCACTAAGCCATTCTATGAATACCATTGCCGTGAAAGTTTTATTAGACGCGGGAATCGCAAATGTGATTAAAAAAGCACATCAAATGGGAATAACTTCAGATCTTCCTGAAGTTCCGTCGATTGTCCTTGGTACTGCGGAATTGAATATGGAAGAACTTACAGAAGCCTATACAAGCTTTGCAAACCAAGGGCGACCTTCAAAACCGTATTATATAACCAAAATTGAAGATGGATCTGGAAATCTATTGGCAGAATTCAAATCAAAAAGTCCTAAAGAACAGGCTTATTCCGAAGAAACGAGACAAATTATGATCAATATGATGCAGGCAACGGTAAATGAAGGAACCGCTACCCGACTGCGTTATACTTATGGATTAAATAATGATATCGCCGGAAAAACCGGAACTACCCAAAACAACAAAGATGGCTGGTTTGTTGGGCTTACGCCAAATCTTCTTACGGTAACCTGGGTAGGAAGTGACGATCATCGTATTGGTTTTAGAAATACAAGGATTGGACAGGGAGCTAATTCCGCTTTACCAATTTTTGGAAGAATGATGCAAAAAATGAATGCCGATTCTTATTTCAATGAGATTACTAACGCTCGTTTTAAAAGACCATCAAGCGAAGTTGCCGAACTTTTAGACTGTGAACAAACAAAAGAAGACAGTTTCCTTAAAAAGCTTTTTGGCAGCAAAAAAGATGATGCCCAAGAAATAGATATGGACAAACCGGTAGAAGAGAAAAAAGAGAAGGAGAAAAAAGGCTTTTTTAAACGGTTATTTGGTGGTAAAAAGAAAGAGAATTAG
- a CDS encoding DUF5695 domain-containing protein, with translation MKTKLQTLLLLFLITITASAQQESTYWDNLKDRESTLGIEEGFNELKTDEFTLKLVNASQTVAGLYPNSDPDFDFTPGERIEIRDKDGIYYIGDLNFRIKEEDGEWKSFSTAKHRKKVEALSLSGNVLAASDLSNTLGKENPLNIKRYYEEKDGGLVLRFEITNPTNKSVEIGALGTPMAFNNILEGKHLDETHADNVFFDPYIGNDAGYLEVKHLTGEGEALLVLPESNMPFEAYRPLNDDPSNRSIVFEGVHEWMALSKAYAEKEWKDKDQWNKPTSLSLGAGETQNFALKIVLASSIKEIQDKLIEEKRPVVVGVPGYVLPMDVDGKLFLNYPEAVEDILVEPKGAITITEIGKKGAGFTEYQIKGNIWGRSRVTVTYKDGLEQTINYKVIKPETEVVDDFGHFLMTEQWFDQPDEFFGRTNSVISYDYEDKKQITQDSRAWVAGLSDEGGAGSWLGAMMKQLIQPEKAEIEKLELFIDETLWGGIQYDEGKRKYGVKKSVFFYEPDSLPKGTYNDSINYGTWAAWNKEGADDPGRSYNYPHVAAAYWVMYRLSRYHKGLVNNHDWKWYLEQAYHTSVTMPELAPWYAVFGQMEGTVFLNILKDLQAEGLTEMATTLEASMKKRADHWKSLNYPFGSEMPWDSTGQEEVFMWSDYFGYQQKANVTLNAILAYMPTMPHWAYNGNARRYWDFLYGGKLSRVERQIHHYGSGLNAIPVLKAYRNNPDFYLLKVGYGGTLGAISNITKDGFGSAAFHSYPSTMRIDYLSGDYGSNFFGYAINSATYITDNADFGWLSFGGNIEKVDDKIKVILTTAAKSKIYFEPKELWLTLDAGTFKELIYDTSSGEIELVLKEKTADSPEAYLRSNKELDLQFDKMNGSYKIPLTKKPKTIILK, from the coding sequence ATGAAAACTAAATTACAGACATTGCTTTTATTGTTTTTGATAACGATAACGGCAAGTGCACAGCAGGAATCTACCTATTGGGACAACCTTAAAGATCGGGAATCTACACTTGGGATCGAAGAAGGTTTTAATGAATTAAAAACCGATGAATTTACACTAAAACTGGTAAACGCCTCACAAACCGTAGCGGGCTTATACCCAAATTCAGATCCAGATTTCGATTTTACTCCGGGTGAACGTATCGAAATTCGTGATAAAGACGGTATCTATTATATTGGCGATTTAAACTTCAGAATAAAAGAAGAAGATGGCGAATGGAAGTCTTTTTCTACGGCTAAGCATCGTAAAAAAGTAGAAGCTTTATCGTTGTCTGGTAATGTTTTAGCAGCATCCGATTTAAGTAATACTTTAGGTAAGGAAAATCCACTTAACATTAAAAGATACTATGAGGAAAAGGACGGTGGTTTGGTTTTACGTTTTGAAATTACAAACCCAACAAACAAATCTGTTGAAATTGGTGCTTTAGGAACGCCAATGGCTTTTAATAACATTTTAGAAGGAAAGCATTTGGATGAAACGCATGCCGATAATGTATTTTTTGACCCATATATAGGTAACGATGCCGGCTATTTAGAAGTAAAACATCTTACGGGAGAAGGCGAAGCTTTATTAGTGTTACCAGAAAGCAATATGCCATTTGAAGCGTATCGACCATTAAATGACGATCCTAGTAATAGAAGTATTGTGTTTGAAGGTGTTCACGAATGGATGGCGCTTAGTAAAGCTTATGCTGAAAAAGAGTGGAAAGATAAAGACCAGTGGAATAAACCAACTTCTTTAAGTCTTGGAGCAGGAGAAACGCAGAATTTCGCTTTGAAAATTGTATTAGCGTCTAGTATTAAAGAAATTCAGGATAAATTAATCGAAGAGAAGAGACCGGTAGTCGTTGGTGTGCCAGGTTATGTGTTGCCAATGGATGTAGACGGAAAATTATTCCTTAATTATCCAGAAGCTGTAGAAGACATTTTGGTAGAACCAAAAGGAGCAATTACTATTACCGAAATTGGAAAAAAAGGTGCCGGATTTACCGAATATCAGATAAAAGGAAATATTTGGGGTAGAAGCCGTGTAACGGTAACTTATAAAGATGGTTTAGAACAAACGATCAATTATAAAGTGATTAAGCCAGAAACCGAAGTTGTCGATGATTTTGGACATTTCTTGATGACCGAACAATGGTTTGATCAGCCTGATGAATTCTTTGGGAGAACAAACTCGGTGATCTCTTATGATTACGAAGATAAAAAGCAAATCACTCAGGACAGTCGTGCATGGGTAGCCGGATTAAGTGATGAAGGTGGTGCTGGTAGCTGGTTAGGAGCCATGATGAAGCAACTAATTCAGCCAGAAAAAGCAGAGATCGAAAAACTGGAATTGTTTATTGATGAAACACTTTGGGGTGGCATTCAGTATGATGAAGGAAAAAGAAAATACGGAGTGAAAAAAAGTGTTTTCTTTTACGAGCCAGATTCGTTACCAAAAGGAACTTATAATGATTCCATAAATTACGGTACATGGGCTGCATGGAATAAAGAAGGAGCAGACGACCCCGGAAGATCTTATAACTATCCTCACGTTGCAGCCGCTTATTGGGTAATGTATCGTTTATCGAGATATCACAAAGGATTGGTAAACAATCACGATTGGAAATGGTATTTAGAACAGGCGTATCATACCTCGGTTACGATGCCAGAATTAGCGCCTTGGTATGCTGTTTTTGGACAAATGGAAGGAACAGTGTTCTTGAACATCCTAAAAGATCTACAAGCGGAAGGATTAACCGAGATGGCGACTACTTTAGAAGCTTCGATGAAGAAAAGAGCCGATCACTGGAAGTCTCTTAATTATCCATTTGGTAGTGAAATGCCTTGGGATTCTACCGGTCAGGAAGAAGTATTTATGTGGAGTGATTATTTTGGGTATCAGCAAAAGGCAAACGTTACTTTAAATGCGATCTTGGCGTACATGCCAACTATGCCGCACTGGGCGTATAACGGTAACGCACGTAGATATTGGGATTTCCTTTACGGAGGTAAATTATCCAGAGTAGAACGCCAAATTCATCATTACGGCTCTGGTTTAAATGCGATTCCTGTGTTGAAAGCGTATAGAAATAATCCAGATTTTTATTTATTGAAAGTTGGCTATGGCGGAACTTTAGGAGCGATCTCTAATATCACAAAAGACGGATTTGGATCTGCAGCTTTCCACTCGTATCCATCTACTATGAGAATCGATTATTTATCTGGTGATTATGGATCTAACTTCTTTGGTTATGCAATCAATTCGGCTACTTACATTACCGATAATGCAGATTTTGGATGGCTTTCGTTTGGTGGAAATATCGAGAAAGTTGACGATAAAATAAAGGTAATCCTTACCACCGCTGCTAAAAGTAAAATTTATTTTGAACCAAAGGAGTTATGGCTAACGCTAGACGCTGGTACTTTTAAAGAATTGATTTATGATACCTCTTCAGGAGAAATAGAATTGGTTTTAAAAGAAAAAACAGCGGATAGCCCGGAAGCATATTTGAGATCCAACAAAGAACTTGATCTACAATTTGATAAAATGAACGGATCTTATAAAATTCCGTTAACTAAGAAGCCAAAAACGATAATTTTGAAATAA
- a CDS encoding CHY zinc finger protein, producing MMKSRYLLSALLCLFYFNFTYSQMRKPESTNIFQINNTTVYGQSIDNQTRCVHWHSTLDVIAIKFKCCDRYYPCFSCHEEATNHGHEVWPKDEFSEKAILCGVCGHELSITEYMESGNNCPVCNASFNPGCNNHYHLYFETDDVQETKSS from the coding sequence ATGATGAAATCAAGATATTTGTTGAGCGCTTTATTATGCTTGTTTTATTTCAATTTTACTTATTCACAGATGAGGAAACCGGAATCTACAAATATTTTCCAGATTAACAATACAACTGTTTACGGGCAGTCCATAGATAATCAAACTCGCTGTGTACATTGGCATAGTACGCTAGATGTAATAGCTATTAAATTTAAATGTTGTGATAGGTACTATCCTTGCTTTTCTTGCCATGAAGAAGCAACGAATCATGGACATGAGGTATGGCCAAAAGATGAGTTTTCTGAAAAAGCTATCCTATGCGGTGTTTGTGGCCACGAACTTAGTATAACCGAATACATGGAATCGGGAAATAACTGCCCAGTCTGTAATGCCAGTTTTAATCCTGGATGTAATAATCATTACCATTTATATTTTGAAACTGACGATGTTCAAGAAACTAAAAGTAGCTGA